A region of Lycium barbarum isolate Lr01 chromosome 3, ASM1917538v2, whole genome shotgun sequence DNA encodes the following proteins:
- the LOC132630083 gene encoding uncharacterized protein LOC132630083 codes for MKGLGKPISSPGRTEKLFPPPLMRFLKSNVGSKSSRRTRASPMFMRNKNKNNKNVVGLETTQEPSSPKVTCIGQVRGTRRSSSTRKKNQQKKQKKTCCCNFQWKLNKPKSLFSSLKKLVCCFRFGYCRKRVETVDSLSRVESTQRVQTRVSTSSVTTIESIEDVVVTTTIAKTEDEEGFVGPPKNALLLTRCRSAPYRSSSLASRFWDSPLNNSLDNTESQRPQNNFQEPEEMSLASRFCGSPLNSLDTKSQRPQNNVQGSKEKSLASRILDTESQMPQNNVQESKEKLLASGFWGSQLNSLDTESQRPQNNVQEPEEKPVLENPNPISPKGENGDLEWRKSHESEKMQSSINGESSKEEENGGAYVHPLLLTRCKSEPARTGERLNPTHFCEPDPQS; via the coding sequence atgaAGGGTTTAGGAAAACCTATTTCAAGTCCAGGAAGAACAGAGAAATTATTTCCACCACCATTAATGAGATTCTTGAAAAGCAATGTTGGAAGCAAAAGCAGTAGAAGGACACGTGCCAGTCCCATGTTCATGcgcaacaaaaacaaaaacaacaaaaatgtTGTTGGTCTCGAAACAACTCAAGAACCTTCTTCACCAAAAGTCACTTGTATAGGTCAAGTTCGTGGCACACGTCGGTCAAGTTCCACTAGGAAAAAAAATCagcaaaaaaagcaaaaaaaaacgtGTTGTTGCAATTTTCAATGGAAATTAAACAAACCCAAATCGTTGTTTTCAAGTTTGAAGAAGTTGGTATGTTGTTTTAGATTTGGTTATTGTAGAAAAAGAGTTGAAACTGTTGATTCTTTGTCAAGAGTTGAGTCAACTCAAAGAGTTCAAACTCGAGTTAGTACAAGTAGTGTTACTACTATTGAAAGTATTGAAGATGTTGTTGTTACCACAACTATAGCAAAAACTGAAGATGAAGAGGGATTTGTTGGTCCACCAAAAAATGCTTTGCTTTTGACTAGGTGTAGATCAGCACCTTATAGATCTTCATCATTAGCAAGTAGATTTTGGGATTCACCTTTGAATAACTCGTTGGATAATACTGAGAGTCAAAGACCCCAAAATAATTTTCAAGAACCGGAAGAAATGTCATTAGCAAGTAGATTTTGTGGTTCTCCGTTGAATTCATTGGATACCAAGAGTCAGAGACCCCAAAATAATGTTCAAGGATCCAAAGAAAAATCATTAGCAAGTAGAATATTGGATACTGAGAGTCAAATGCCCCAAAATAATGTTCAAGAATCGAAAGAAAAATTATTAGCAAGTGGATTTTGGGGTTCTCAGTTGAATTCATTGGATACTGAGAGTCAAAGGCCCCAAAATAATGTTCAAGAACCGGAAGAAAAACCGGTTCTTGAAAACCCAAACCCCATTTCACCAAAAGGTGAAAATGGGGATTTGGAGTGGAGAAAAAGCCATGAGAGTGAAAAAATGCAGAGTTCCATTAATGGTGAAAGTagcaaagaagaagaaaatggagGTGCCTATGTTCATCCTTTATTGCTCACAAGATGTAAATCAGAACCAGCAAGAACAGGTGAAAGGCTTAATCCAACACATTTTTGTGAACCTGATCCTCAAAGTTGA
- the LOC132630084 gene encoding uncharacterized protein LOC132630084 isoform X2 encodes MWPALVGAAAAAGSGFLAKKIFNQNATQPTSNSTESNIKCDKPNDLYGFSTPFHHKDSIFTSNCDKPSEPEGFNTFFQHKDSSFTSNCDKPSDLGGFNTFFQQKDSSFTCNCDKLSDPNGFNTSFQQKDSSFTSNCDKHSEPEGFNTYSQLKDSSFTCNCDKPSDLEGFSTYFQRKDANFACDFGCSIQENSEGLSDESIFRFSSASGTEMGFRNLRKKNVEGCRKTKGNAIECKRNKSGGKLRKKCGNVRTGEKELFRLNGKRFYVCSKKRRTNKVPSGKCDSCASKGNSFFGYGLGIGMMCMMSAGKSEINRLNTTMDETANAVEELKAELSRRKVAHDMRASKNKAEIDEKNDRECRIRVIGESSNENRNIYSEEGECGSSVVTEEPQPEVMELDELEAELESELQKLPWCATDKMDLNGGRDPCKDDFLEKEFNLANDRNAGTYQFNGVLPSELDQKLCHLLIEQQESQIVELESELHQTHSKLHEKEAELQALKDCVRRLTEFTLDEETDSKMEDENIRGGDQEKKSGHESGESIVGMKRSMNF; translated from the exons ATGTGGCCAGCTTTAGTAGgtgcagcagcagcagcaggaTCTGGTTTTTTAGCCAAGAAAATCTTTAACCAAAATGCCACTCAACCCACTTCAAATTCCACTGAAAGTAACATAAAATGTGATAAACCCAATGACCTATATGGGTTTTCCACTCCTTTTCATCATAAAGATTCAATCTTTACCAGTAATTGTGATAAACCAAGTGAACCAGAAGGTTTTAATACCTTTTTTCAGCATAAAGATTCAAGCTTTACCAGTAATTGTGATAAACCTAGTGATCTAGGTGGGTTTAACACTTTTTTTCAGCAAAAAGATTCAAGCTTTACTTGTAATTGTGATAAACTCAGTGACCCAAATGGGTTTAACACTTCTTTTCAGCAAAAAGATTCAAGCTTTACTAGTAATTGTGATAAACACAGTGAGCCAGAAGGGTTTAACACTTATTCTCAGCTAAAAGATTCAAGCTTTACTTGTAATTGTGATAAACCTAGTGATCTTGAAGGGTTTAGTACTTACTTTCAGCGAAAAGATGCAAACTTTGCATGTGATTTTGGCTGCAGCATTCAAGAAAATAGTGAGGGGTTATCTGATGAGTCAATTTTTAGGTTTTCCAGTGCTTCTGGGACTGAGATGGGGTTTAGGAATTTGAGGAAGAAAAATGTGGAAGGTTGTAGAAAGACAAAAGGGAATGCAATTGAGTGTAAGAGAAATAAAAGTGGtgggaaattaaggaaaaaatGTGGAAATGTAAGGACTGGTGAAAAGGAATTGTTTAGGTTGAATGGGAAGAGATTTTATGTTTGTTCAAAGAAGAGGAGAACTAATAAAGTTCCTTCAGGGAAATGTGATTCTTGTGCTTCCAAAG GTAATTCGTTTTTTGGTTATGGACTTGGAATTGGAATGATGTGCATGATGTCAGCTGGGAAGTCTGAGATCAATAGGCTCAACACTACCATGGATGAAACAGCCAATGCTGTAGAAGAACTGAAAGCCGAACTTTCTAGGAGAAAAGTTGCACATGACATGCGTGCTTCGAAAAATaaagctgaaatagatgaaaagaaTGATAGAGAATGTAGAATACGTGTGATCGGTGAAAGTAGCAATGAAAACAGGAATATTTATAGTGAGGAAGGTGAATGTGGAAGCAGTGTCGTTACAGAAGAGCCGCAACCTGAGGTTATGGAATTGGATGAACTGGAAGCTGAGCTTGAATCGGAGTTGCAAAAGCTTCCATGGTGTGCTACAGATAAGATGGATTTAAATGGAGGAAGAGATCCTTGTAAG GATGACTTTCTGGAGAAAGAATTTAACCTAGCCAATGACCGGAACGCAGGAACTTATCAATTCAATGGAGTATTGCCATCTGAACTAGATCAAAAACTATGTCATCTGCTCATTGAACAACAAGAAAGCCAAATAGTGGAGCTGGAATCTGAGCTTCACCAAACTCATTCCAAACTCCACGAGAAAGAAGCTGAGCTCCAAGCACTCAAGGATTGTGTCCGACGTCTTACTGAATTTACTCTAG ATGAAGAGACTGATAGCAAAATGGAAGATGAGAACATTCGTGGTGGGGATCAAGAGAAGAAAAGTGGACATGAATCAGGGGAATCAATTGTTGGGATGAAAAGATCAATGAACTTTTGA
- the LOC132630084 gene encoding uncharacterized protein LOC132630084 isoform X1: protein MWPALVGAAAAAGSGFLAKKIFNQNATQPTSNSTESNIKCDKPNDLYGFSTPFHHKDSIFTSNCDKPSEPEGFNTFFQHKDSSFTSNCDKPSDLGGFNTFFQQKDSSFTCNCDKLSDPNGFNTSFQQKDSSFTSNCDKHSEPEGFNTYSQLKDSSFTCNCDKPSDLEGFSTYFQRKDANFACDFGCSIQENSEGLSDESIFRFSSASGTEMGFRNLRKKNVEGCRKTKGNAIECKRNKSGGKLRKKCGNVRTGEKELFRLNGKRFYVCSKKRRTNKVPSGKCDSCASKGNSFFGYGLGIGMMCMMSAGKSEINRLNTTMDETANAVEELKAELSRRKVAHDMRASKNKAEIDEKNDRECRIRVIGESSNENRNIYSEEGECGSSVVTEEPQPEVMELDELEAELESELQKLPWCATDKMDLNGGRDPCKDDFLEKEFNLANDRNAGTYQFNGVLPSELDQKLCHLLIEQQESQIVELESELHQTHSKLHEKEAELQALKDCVRRLTEFTLGNASDEETDSKMEDENIRGGDQEKKSGHESGESIVGMKRSMNF, encoded by the exons ATGTGGCCAGCTTTAGTAGgtgcagcagcagcagcaggaTCTGGTTTTTTAGCCAAGAAAATCTTTAACCAAAATGCCACTCAACCCACTTCAAATTCCACTGAAAGTAACATAAAATGTGATAAACCCAATGACCTATATGGGTTTTCCACTCCTTTTCATCATAAAGATTCAATCTTTACCAGTAATTGTGATAAACCAAGTGAACCAGAAGGTTTTAATACCTTTTTTCAGCATAAAGATTCAAGCTTTACCAGTAATTGTGATAAACCTAGTGATCTAGGTGGGTTTAACACTTTTTTTCAGCAAAAAGATTCAAGCTTTACTTGTAATTGTGATAAACTCAGTGACCCAAATGGGTTTAACACTTCTTTTCAGCAAAAAGATTCAAGCTTTACTAGTAATTGTGATAAACACAGTGAGCCAGAAGGGTTTAACACTTATTCTCAGCTAAAAGATTCAAGCTTTACTTGTAATTGTGATAAACCTAGTGATCTTGAAGGGTTTAGTACTTACTTTCAGCGAAAAGATGCAAACTTTGCATGTGATTTTGGCTGCAGCATTCAAGAAAATAGTGAGGGGTTATCTGATGAGTCAATTTTTAGGTTTTCCAGTGCTTCTGGGACTGAGATGGGGTTTAGGAATTTGAGGAAGAAAAATGTGGAAGGTTGTAGAAAGACAAAAGGGAATGCAATTGAGTGTAAGAGAAATAAAAGTGGtgggaaattaaggaaaaaatGTGGAAATGTAAGGACTGGTGAAAAGGAATTGTTTAGGTTGAATGGGAAGAGATTTTATGTTTGTTCAAAGAAGAGGAGAACTAATAAAGTTCCTTCAGGGAAATGTGATTCTTGTGCTTCCAAAG GTAATTCGTTTTTTGGTTATGGACTTGGAATTGGAATGATGTGCATGATGTCAGCTGGGAAGTCTGAGATCAATAGGCTCAACACTACCATGGATGAAACAGCCAATGCTGTAGAAGAACTGAAAGCCGAACTTTCTAGGAGAAAAGTTGCACATGACATGCGTGCTTCGAAAAATaaagctgaaatagatgaaaagaaTGATAGAGAATGTAGAATACGTGTGATCGGTGAAAGTAGCAATGAAAACAGGAATATTTATAGTGAGGAAGGTGAATGTGGAAGCAGTGTCGTTACAGAAGAGCCGCAACCTGAGGTTATGGAATTGGATGAACTGGAAGCTGAGCTTGAATCGGAGTTGCAAAAGCTTCCATGGTGTGCTACAGATAAGATGGATTTAAATGGAGGAAGAGATCCTTGTAAG GATGACTTTCTGGAGAAAGAATTTAACCTAGCCAATGACCGGAACGCAGGAACTTATCAATTCAATGGAGTATTGCCATCTGAACTAGATCAAAAACTATGTCATCTGCTCATTGAACAACAAGAAAGCCAAATAGTGGAGCTGGAATCTGAGCTTCACCAAACTCATTCCAAACTCCACGAGAAAGAAGCTGAGCTCCAAGCACTCAAGGATTGTGTCCGACGTCTTACTGAATTTACTCTAGGTAATGCTTCAG ATGAAGAGACTGATAGCAAAATGGAAGATGAGAACATTCGTGGTGGGGATCAAGAGAAGAAAAGTGGACATGAATCAGGGGAATCAATTGTTGGGATGAAAAGATCAATGAACTTTTGA
- the LOC132630085 gene encoding protein IQ-DOMAIN 3-like encodes MGRTGSWFSSVKKALSPDPKEKADKKASKSKKKWFGKEKQTLPGSSTVVTATVSPPRPVPVRPVEEVKLDEVEEEQTKHAYSVAVATAAAAEAAVAAAHAAAEVVRLTTVNQFSGKSKEEVAAIKIQTAFRGYLARRALRALRGLVRLKSLVDGPTTKRQTANALKCMQTLSRVQSQISSRRIRMLEENRALQRQLMQKHAKELESLRRGEEWDDSLQSKERIEASLLSKYEAAIRRERALAYSYSHQQTWKKSSRSTNLLFMDPTNPQWGWSWLERWTGARPWESQSMSEKEKNDQTSVRSMSIAGGEIAKSFARHQLNSELPSSPTTPSKPARKLKPASPRISAMNHDDDTRSMLSMQSERNRRHSIAGSTQSIRDDESLASSPSVPSYMGSTQSAKAKTRLQSPLGMENGTPEKGSAGPVKKRLSYPSSPARPRRHSGPPKFDNTSLNTSINTSIAEG; translated from the exons ATGGGGAGGACAGGAAGCTGGTTTTCTTCTGTAAAGAAGGCTCTGAGCCCAGATCCTAAGGAAAAGGCTGACAAG AAAGCAAGTAAATCAAAGAAGAAATGGTTTGGGAAAGAAAAGCAAACACTCCCCGGTTCTTCGACCGTGGTAACTGCAACTGTGTCTCCTCCTCGTCCTGTTCCTGTTCGCCCAGTGGAAGAGGTCAAATTGGATGAAGTGGAAGAGGAGCAAACGAAACATGCTTACTCAGTTGCAGTTGCCACAGCTGCAGCAGCTGAAGCCGCTGTTGCTGCGGCCCACGCTGCTGCAGAGGTTGTTCGGTTAACTACAGTGAACCAATTTTCGGGCAAATCAAAGGAGGAAGTAGCCGCAATCAAAATTCAGACTGCATTTCGAGGTTATCTG GCTAGGAGGGCATTGAGGGCTTTAAGAGGACTTGTCAGACTCAAATCGCTTGTTGATGGACCTACCACCAAGCGGCAAACTGCAAATGCTCTGAAATGCATGCAGACGCTATCTCGGGTGCAATCTCAGATTAGTTCTAGAAGGATCAGGATGTTGGAGGAGAACCGAGCTCTCCAGAGGCAGCTTATGCAGAAGCATGCGAAAGAACTTGAGAGTTTGAGG AGAGGAGAGGAATGGGATGATAGTCTACAATCAAAGGAGCGTATTGAAGCTAGCTTGCTCAGCAAATATGAAGCTGCAATTAGACGAGAAAGAGCGCTTGCATATTCATATTCTCACCAG CAAACCTGGAAGAAATCATCAAGATCTACCAATTTGTTGTTCATGGATCCGACCAATCCTCAATGGGGTTGGAGCTGGCTAGAGCGGTGGACAGGTGCTAGGCCTTGGGAAAGTCAAAGCATGTCTGAGAAAGAAAAAAACGATCAGACGTCCGTTAGAAGCATGAGCATTGCTGGAGGAGAAATTGCCAAGTCATTTGCCCGTCATCAGCTGAATTCTGAACTCCCTTCTTCTCCTACTACCCCTTCCAAGCCAGCCAGAAAACTGAAACCAGCAAGCCCAAGAATTAGTGCAATGAACCACGATGATGATACTCGAAGCATGCTTAGCATGCAATCAGAACGGAACAGGAGGCATAGCATTGCGGGGTCCACTCAGTCTATAAGAGATGACGAGAGCTTGGCAAGCTCACCCTCAGTCCCAAGTTACATGGGGTCCACTCAGTCTGCAAAGGCCAAAACACGGTTGCAAAGTCCATTGGGCATGGAAAATGGCACACCAGAAAAGGGATCGGCAGGGCCTGTGAAGAAGCGGCTCTCTTATCCATCGTCACCTGCCAGGCCAAGGCGGCATTCAGGCCCACCAAAGTTTGACAACACCTCCTTGAACACATCCATAAACACCTCTATCGCTGAGGGATAA